A single genomic interval of Anopheles marshallii chromosome 2, idAnoMarsDA_429_01, whole genome shotgun sequence harbors:
- the LOC128707077 gene encoding splicing factor 3A subunit 2 yields MDFQNRAGGKTGGGGMASWSESNRDRRERLRQLALETIDLNKDPYFMKNHLGSYECKLCLTLHNNEGSYLSHTQGKKHQANLARRAAKEAKEAPWVIQPEKPRIEPKKFVKIGRPGYRVTKQRDPENGQQSLLFQIDYPEITDGIVPRHRFMSAYEQKIEPPDRKWQYLLFAAEPYETIAFKVPSREVEKTEGKFWTHWNKNTKQFFLQFSFKLEPKIIPPPPPNVHRMPHPGRPMFNPVPPPPMGVVPVPAPPHM; encoded by the coding sequence atggatttccaaaaccgTGCCGGTGGCAAAACCGGCGGCGGAGGTATGGCTTCCTGGTCCGAGAGCAACCGGGACCGGCGTGAACGATTGCGACAGCTAGCgctggaaacgatcgatctAAACAAGGACCCCTACTTCATGAAAAACCATCTCGGTTCGTACGAATGTAAGCTGTGTCTCACGCTGCACAACAACGAGGGCAGCTACCTGTCCCACACGCAGGGCAAAAAGCATCAGGCCAATCTGGCACGTCGTGCGGCGAAAGAGGCAAAGGAGGCACCGTGGGTAATACAGCCGGAAAAACCACGCATCGAACCGAAAAAGTTCGTCAAGATCGGTCGCCCCGGTTATCGGGTAACGAAGCAGCGCGATCCGGAGAATGGTCAGCAGTCGCTACTGTTCCAAATCGATTACCCGGAAATTACGGACGGTATTGTACCGCGGCATCGGTTCATGTCAGCTTACGAACAAAAGATTGAACCACCGGACCGCAAGTGGCAGTACCTACTGTTTGCAGCCGAACCGTACGAAACGATCGCGTTCAAGGTGCCGTCGCGCGAGGTGGAGAAAACGGAGGGAAAGTTCTGGACCCACtggaacaaaaacaccaaacagttTTTCCTACAGTTTTCGTTCAAGCTTGAACCGAAGATTataccgccaccgccaccaaaCGTGCACCGGATGCCACATCCTGGTCGTCCGATGTTTAACCCGGTTCCACCACCGCCGATGGGTGTCGTGCCCGTACCGGCACCGCCACATATGTAA